Genomic window (Leptolyngbyaceae cyanobacterium):
AATTAAATTTGTTAAAGGATCGTAGTTACAGGATTCCCTATTTCTGGGCTCCTTATGTTTTAGTTGGTAATTGGCTGTGATCCGGATCAGGATTTTCAGGATTTGAGGATGAGCAGGATTATGATGAAGGATGAAGTTTGAAGGATGAAGGATGAAGTTTGAGGGATAAGAATTAAATAATTGTCTGTGTCATTGCGTTCTCTATTTTTCAACCTTGGCGGATGGGAAAGGAGTCTGGGTGAGATTCTGGATCGGTTTTTTTGCCGTTAGGTAATTCGCCGGATGGGGAAGTTACATGATTGATCGACCAAAAATAGTCGGTAGGCAAATTTCCTCTTTGACAAAGTTCTTCAACTTGCTTTTGGAGAGCAACTGCTTTCCGCATAGCGATAATTAGTTGCTGAACTTTGTCATTTAATTCTGGCTTTTGAGATACTGCCAATCTTGTTTTCCTTTCTAGTAACTGAAGGATCAGTTCGTAGTGGATGGGAGAGGGAAGAGGAATTGGCTCCATGAACGCAAATTTACCTTAAGTGTAGTAATATCTGGCTAAATACTAATTAGTAAAAAGCGAAAAAGCTATTTAGTTTTCGGTTGCTATCAGCTAATAGCTT
Coding sequences:
- a CDS encoding DUF5340 domain-containing protein — translated: MEPIPLPSPIHYELILQLLERKTRLAVSQKPELNDKVQQLIIAMRKAVALQKQVEELCQRGNLPTDYFWSINHVTSPSGELPNGKKTDPESHPDSFPIRQG